The Amycolatopsis solani genome segment GAAGCCGCGGCCAGTTCCTCGGACAGGTACAGGCCCGAAGGATCCATTGTGGACCCCAGCATCGCGCCCTTCGAGAAGGCGTGCGAGTAGATCCCGCCCAGGTAAACCAGCGCCAGCTCGCCCGCGGTGTCCACACTGGACTGGTACGGCTGGATCAGCGCCGAGTGCCCTTCGGAATGCAGGGCGGCCACGTGCGAAGAGGCGTCGTCCCCGGCCGCGAACCGGGCCGCGCCGCGGGAACCCGCGCCCACCGACGGCTTCACCACGAAGTCCGACGACGGGAACCGGGCGGTGTCACCGGGTGCGACCACCGAAGTCGGCACCACGGCCAGGCCCGCGTCGAGCAGCTCGGTCAGGTACGACTTGTCCGTGTTCCACCGGACGACGTCGGCGGAATTCAGCAACGTCGGCACCGACTCGCACCAGGCGAGGAACTCCGGGCGCCGGGACGCGTAGTCCCAGGTCGCACGCAGGATCACCGCGTCCGCCGCGGAAAAGTCGAACGAAGAATCCCAGGGCGCCCACGACACCGAGAAGCCCAGTGCCGACAGAGCGGGCACCACGGCGTCGTCGTCGCCGTCCCCCGAAGGGAGTTCCGCGCAGCTGACCAGGACCGCGGTGGGGCTCACCGGCCCGCCATCTTGCGGCGGTGCTCCGGGCCGATCTTGGCCTGGTTGACCGTCTCCGCGTCCCAGGACGCGGCTTCGAGGTCTTCGACGGCTTCGACCAGCGCTTCGCCGGTCGCGACGGTGGGCACCACGACGTCGCCGAGCGCGCCATCGGCACCGACGAGCACCACGCGGGCGCCGGCCCGGCCGATGTTCTCCACCACCGCGCGGGACGGCTTGCCGTGCGCCTTCACGAACTTGCGCGCCGCGGTCAGCTGCGCGCTGGTCGGCGGGACCGTCTCTTCAGCTTCAGACACGTCCCGAACGATAACCAAGAACCGGCCGGAACGCGGAACAGCGTGGCGTCGGCCATAGTTGGACCCGGGAGAACCCGACCCGAGGAGGACGCATGCCCACCGCAGTGCAGGTGACGAAGACCGGCGGCCCGGAAGTGCTCGAACCGGCCGAAGTGGACGTCCCGGCCCCGCAGGCCGGCGAGCTGCTGGTGGACGTCGCCGCGGCCGGGGTCAACTACATCGACACCTACCAGCGCCAGGGCATCTACCCGATGGAGCTGCCGGTCGTGCTCGGCCTCGAGGGTGCCGGCACGGTCGTCGAAGCGGGCGCCGGCTCGGGCTTCGCGGCCGGTGACCGCGTCGCGTGGCAGGGCTCGCTCGGCAGCTACGCGGCCCGCAAGCTGGTGCCGGCGTCGATCGCCGTGCGGGTGCCCGAGGGCGTCTCCCTGGAGACCGCCGCCGCGACCATGCTGCAGGGCATGACCGCGCACTACCTGGTCGCCTCGACGTTCGAGGTCAAGGCGGGCCACGACGTCCTGGTGCACGCGGCCGCCGGCGGGGTCGGGCTGCTCCTGGTCCAGCTGGCGAAGGCACGCGGTGCCCGCGTCATCGGCACGGTGTCGACCGAGGAGAAGGAGAAGCTCGCGCGCGAGGCCGGCGCCGACGAGGTGATCCGCTACGACCGCGACGACTTCGCCCAGCTCACCCGGGAGCTGACCGGCGGCGAGGGCGTCGACGTCGTCTACGACGGCGTCGGCAAGGACACCGTGGACGGCAGCCTCGCCAGCCTCAAGATCCGCGGCCTGCTGGCGCTGTTCGGCGCCTCCAGCGGCCCGGTCCCGCCCCTGGACCCGCAGCGCCTCAACTCGGGCGGCTCGCTGTACCTGACCCGCCCGACGTCCGCGCACTACACGCGCACGCGCGAGGAGATCGACTGGCGCTCGAAGGAGCTGTTCGACGCGATCCTCGCGGGCGAGCTGACCGTCCGCATCGGCGGCAAGTACCCCCTGTCCGACGCGCGCAAGGCCCACGAAGACCTGCAGGCCCGCCGGACGACCGGCAAGCTGCTGCTCATCCCTTGACCCACACCGCGCGCCAGTGGAAGCCGTCCTGCTCGGCGCGCTCGGCGGTGAACTCGACCTCGGCACCCGCGAGCAGCTCCCGGAACGCCCCCGGCGGCCCCTCGACCATCGAGTAGTGCACCCAGACGGGGTCGTCGAAGCCCGGCGCTTCGACGACCCCCCAGCCGTCGTCACGGTGCCATTCCCGCACGCGGCCGCGGTGCACGGTCACGGCTAGCCCTGGTTGCCCGGCACCGACACGGCGTCCGTCACGAACACCAGGGTCTCGTTCGGCTTGATCCCGCGGCCGCCCTCGCCGTACGCCAGGTCCGGCGGGATGATCAGGAGGCGGCGGCCGCCCTGTTTGATGCCGGTCAGGCCCTGGTCCCAGCCCGGGATGACCTCGCCCGCGCCCAGGTTCAGGTCGAACGTCTCGCCGCGGTCGTACGAATTGTCGAGCACCTTCTTGTCCGACCACGTCACCAGCAGGTAGTTCATCTTCAGCTGCTGGCCGGCCTTGGCCGGGTTGCCGGTGCCGTCGGACAGGTCCTTCGTGATCAGCTTCTTCGGCGGGTCGCAGTCGGCCGGGATGGTGATTTCGGGCTTCTCGCCGAACTTCCCCGTCGTCTTGACGTCGTCCGCGGTGCACTCGCGGCCCTTGCTCTGGGTCGCCTGGGCGGCGTCCGTCGAGGGGACGGGCGGGCCCGCCGGGGCCGCCGTTCCGGTCTTGGCGTCCTGGCCGCAGGCGGCCAGCGACAGCGCCGCCGCCGCGGCGACCACGAACTTCCCGATCTTCTGCATGCGAGGCACCCTAGCCAAGCACGGAGAGTGCCGGTACCTCGTCACCGGTCCGGACCACGCCGAGCCGCCGGGTCGCGCGCGTCAGGGCCACGTACAGGTCGTTGAGCCCGCGCGGCGAGCCCGCGACGATCTCGTCCGGGGCGAGCAGCACCACCGAGTCGAACTCCAGGCCCTTCGACCGCTCGACGGTCAGCACGCTCAGCCGCTCGTCCGGCGCCCCGAGCAACGCCGAAACCGCGTCGAGCCGGGACGCGGGCACCAGCACCGCCACCGTCCCGCCGTCCACTTCGGACAGCTCGCGGACCACCAGCTCGGGCAGGGCCGACTCGAGCGACGCCGGGCGCTCCGACCACGGCACGACCCCGGTCTCCCGCACCGACGACGGCGCCGCCAGCTCCGGGGAAATCTCCTTCAGCACCCGCGCGGCCACGGCCATGATCTCGGCCGGGGTCCGGTAGTTCACGGTCAGCTCCGCCAGCCGCCACCGGTCCGCGACGTACGGCGAGAGCGCCTCGCCCCACGACCGCGCCCCGCCCGCCGCGCCGGTCTGGGCGACGTCGCCGACCAGCGTCATCGAGCGGTTGGGCGAGCGGCGCATGAGCAGCCGCCAGTCCATCGCCGAGAGCTCCTGGGCCTCGTCGACGATCACGTGCCCGAACGTCCAGGTCCGGTCCTGCGCCGCCCGCTGGGCCGCGGTCAGCTCGCTGCGCGCGACCTGGCGCTCGGCGAACAGCTCGGCGTCGAGGACGTCGGAGACGCGCAGCAGCTCCTCGTCGATGATTTCCTCGTCCTGCTCGAGGATGTCGAGCACGCCCTCGGCGTACGCGCGGTCCTCGCGCTCACGGCGTTTGCGCTCGACGCGGGCCTCGGTGTCGTCGACGCCGATCAGCTCGGCCAGCTCGTCGAGCAGGGGTACGTCGGCCGGCGTCCACTTCGCGTCGCGTCCGCTCTCCAGCAGGGCGCACTCCTCGGGGGACAGCAGCTTCCGGGCCGCGCTCGCGAGGCGTTCGCGGTCGGCGAACAGGTCGTCGAGCACGCCCTCCGGGGTCAGCACCGGCCACAGGGCGTCGAGCGCCGCGGCGACGTGCTCGTCGGCGGCCAGCTCGGCCCGGATGTCGGCCACGTCCTGCCCGTCGAGGAGGTCCTCGCCCAGCTTCCGCGAGGCTTGCCGGGTCAGGGCGTCGAGGACGTCGGAGACGAACAGGCGCCGCGCCGGGTTGTGCGGCCGGCGCGAGCGGCGGGCGCGGGTCCGGGCGTCGGTGCACGTCTTGCGGTCCAGCCGCAGCACGTCGTGCTCGTACTCGATCTCCAGCACCGGCTCGGGCACGCGCTGGCGGTCCCGGACGGCGTTGGCGAGCACGTCGGCCATGACCAGCCGGCCCTTGACCTCCGCCGTCTCCCGCGGCTCGGTGCCCTCGGCGTCGAGCCCCGGGTAGAGCTGCCCGATGGTGGCGAGCAGCACGCCGGTCTCGCCGAGCGAGGGCAGCACCTGGCCGATGTAGCGCAGGAACGTGCTGTTCGGCCCGACGACCAGGACGCCGCGGGTCGTGAGCTGCTGGCGGTGCGTGTAGAGGAGGTACGCCGCCCGGTGCAGGGCGACGGCGGTCTTGCCGGTGCCCGGCCCGCCCTGCACGACCATCACCCCGCCCAGCGGGGCGCGGATGATGCGGTCCTGCTCGGCCTGGATGGTCGCGACGATGTCGCTCATCTCACCCGTGCGCCGCTGCTCCAGCGCCGCGAGCAGCGCGGCCTCGCCGGCCAGCCCGAGGTCCTGGCCCTGGTCGGCGGCGGTGAGGTCGAGGACCTCGTCGTCGAAGCCGGTGACCTTGCGGGTCAGCGACCGCAGGTGCCGCCGCCGGCGCACCCCTTCGGGTGACGCCGCGGTGGCGAGGTAGAACGGCCGCGCGACCGGGGCCCGCCAGTCGACGAGCAGCGGCTGGTAGTCGTCGTCCTCGTCGAAGAGCCCGAGCCGGCCGATGTAGGTGGTCTCTTCGGCGCTCTCGGGGACGAAGTCGAGCCGGCCGAAGGCCAGCCCCTGCTCGACCGAGCCGAGCTGGGCGAGCCGGTCGGTGTAGAGCGTCGTGGCGACGTCGCGCTCGGTGCGGGCCTGCGGGGTCCCGCCGGTCAGGCGCAACGTCTCGTCGAGGCGGCGCTGGGCCTCGGCGCGCTCGGCGTCGAGCTTCGCGTAGAGGGTGGTGACGTACGCCTGCTCGCGGGCGAGCTCGGCGGAGAAGTCGTCCGAAGACAAAGATCCTGCTTTCGCCTCAAGGAAAAGAGCCGGTCAAGTCTAACGACCCCGGCCCCGCGATCATTCCGGCCCGAGGCCGCAGTAGGGGAAGACCTCGCTGCCGGGCGCGACGACGGCCGGCAGTTCCTTCTCCCCCGGCGCGCACGACACGCCCGCCGCCGGCAGTTCCTCGCCACCGGTGAGCCGCCCGGCCGCGTCGCGGTGCAGCACGGCGGCTCCGCGGCTGGTCAGCGCGCGGCAGTTCGCCGAGCGGTAGCGGACACCGGCGGGCCCGGCGGTGGCGGTGACCGGCGTGAAGCCGCCCAGCGCTTCGGGCGCGATCCAGACGGCCACGCCGACCGCGGGCCGGTCGAGGACGACGCCGATCCGTTCGCCCGGGGTGAGCAGCGGCACTTCGACGGTCCGGGAGCCCGACGTCACCGGGATCCGGTACGCGGCGAGGGTGCCGGCGTTCTCGAGCACCGCGACGCCCGGCCCCAGCTCGGCGACGCGCACCTCGCCGCCGTCGGGGGCCGGGCCCGGCACCGCGGTGATCCGGGTGGGGATGGCGCAGCCGCCGGTCAGCAGGGACTCGTCCAGGGCGGGCAGCTTGCCGCGGCCGAGGAAGACGAGCAGGCCCAGGACGACGACCGCGGCGACCGCGGTCCCGATCCGTCTCAGAACGGCAGGCCGAGGGTGGGCAGGCCGATCGCCGAGTCGACGGCCAGCGCGACGAACACGATCATCAGGTACGTGTTCGAGCGGTGGAACAACGCCATCGGCTTGGTCTCTTCCCCGCGCCGCACCGCCGCCTGCAGGCTGTGCGCGTAGAAGAGGAACCAGCCGCCGGCGAGGATCGCGAAGGTGCCGTAGAGCCACGACGTCACCGGGAGCAGCAGCAGCGTCCACGCCACCATCACCCACGAGTAGATGACGATCTGGCGGGCGACGTGCTGGGCGGTGGCGACCACCGGCAGCATCGGGACGCCGGCGCGCTCGTAGTCGTCGCGGTACTTCATGCCCAGCGCCCAGGTGTGCGGCGGCGTCCAGAAGAAGATGACGCCGAACATCACGAACGCCGGCCACTGCACGGTGCCGGTGACCGCGGCCCAGCCGATGACGACCGGCATGCAGCCGGCCGCGCCGCCCCAGACCACGTTCTGCGACGTGCGCCGCTTGAGGCCGAGCGTGTAGACGAAGATGTAGAAGAGGATCGTCGCGACCGCGAGGATCGCCGACAGCAGGTTCACCGTGAGGTAGAGCACGACCGCCGAGGCGACGCCCATCACCAAGCCGAAGACCAGCGCGCCGCGGCGGGGCACCGAGTCCTTCACCAGCGGGCGGCGCTTCGTGCGGTTCATCACCTTGTCGATGTCCGCGTCGATCACGCAGTTGAGCGCGTTCGCGCTGCCCGCGGCCATCGTCCCGCCGACCAGCGTGGCCAGCACCAGCCACGGCGACGGGATCTGACGGCCGGCGAGGAACATCGCCGGGATCGTGGTGACGAGGAGGAGCTCGATCACCCGCGGCTTCGCCAGCGCGGCGTAGGCGCCGACGACCCGGCGGAGGCTTCGCCGGTCACCGTGCGGTCGTTCACCGGTCGGGTGCACGGCGCTGGTGTCGTCACTGCGTCCGTGCGCAGCGTTCACCAACGACATTTCACTCCCTGCGTCAGGTTCGGGTGGGCCGCAGCTCGGTTAGGCGTGGTGGAGCCGAGGAACCCGCCGGACTGAACCCTGAACCGATGTTAGACGTGGTGAATCCCGTGGGTGATCGCGGGTCCTCGACGGGCCGAAGCACTAGGCTGGCCGCGACGGGCCGGGATTGCCCCTGCGCATGGCCGCGAGCAGGAATATCGTCCCTTCGGGATCGATTGAGATAAGTAGCCGCGCGTTCGGGTAGCCGGAACGAGGAAGACCAGCCGCAACCATCATGACCGGGAGTTGGAGTTCAGTGTCCGAAACCGCCACTACCAGCGAGAACAACCCACTCCTGCGGCGCAACACGCCTGCCGACTGGACCGACGCCGACACCCGCGCCGTGGACACCGTCCGGGTGCTCGCGGCCGACGCCGTCGAAAACTGTGGCAGCGGCCACCCCGGCACGGCGATGAGCCTGGCGCCGCTGGCCTACACGCTCTTCCAGCGCACGCTGCGTCACGACCCGAACGACCAGAACTGGCCGGGCCGCGACCGCTTCGTGCTCTCGGCGGGCCACTCGAGCCTCACCCTCTACATCCAGCTGTTCCTCGCCGGCTACGGCCTCGAGCTCGAGGACCTCAAGCAGCTGCGCAAGTGGGGCTCCAAGACCCCGGGCCACCCGGAGTACCGCCACACCGACGGCGTCGAGACCACGACCGGCCCGCTCGGGCAGGGCCTGGCGAACGCCGTGGGCATGGCGATGGCCGCCCGCCGCGAGCGCGGCCTGCTGGACCCGGCCACCGCGCCCGGCGAGAGCATCTTCGACCACTTCATCTACGCGATCGCTTCCGACGGCGACATCGAAGAGGGCGTGACCGCCGAGGCGTCGTCCATCGCGGGCCGCCAGGAGCTGGGCAACCTGATCGTCTTCTGGGACGACAACAAGATCTCCATCGAGGACGACACGAACATCGCCCTCTCCGAGGACACCGTCGCGCGCTACGACGCCTACGGGTGGCACACCCAGGTCGTCGAGGGTGGCGAGGACGTCGTCGCGCTCGAAGAGGCCATCAAGAACGCGAAGGCCGAGACCGGCCGCCCGTCGTTCATCGCGGTGAAGACCGTGATCGGCTACCCCGCCCCGAAGAAGATGGGCACCGGCAAGGCGCACGGCGCCGCGCTGGGCGCCGAAGAGGTCGCCGCGGTCAAGAAGATCCTCGGCTTCGACCCGGAGCAGTCGTTCCAGGTCGAGGACGACGTGCTCAAGCACACCCGCCAGGCGCTCGAGCGCGGCAAGACCGCGCACGCCGAATGGCAGGAGAAGTTCGAGGCGTGGGGCAAGGCCAACCCGGAGCGCAAGAAGCTCGCGGACCGGCTGTCCACGCGCACGCTGCCCGAGGGCTTCGCCGACAACCTGCCGAAGTGGGAGCCGGACGCCAAGGGCATCGCGACCCGCAAGGCCTCCGGTGAGGTGCTCAACGCCCTCGCCGACCCGCTGCCGGAGCTGTGGGGCGGCTCGGCCGACCTGGCCGAGAGCAACAACACCACGATGAAGGGCGCCGACTCGTTCGGCCCGGAGAAGGCTTCCACGGACATGTGGAAGACCAGCCCGTACGGCCGGACGCTGCACTTCGGCATCCGCGAGCACGCCATGGGCTCGATCCTGAACGGGATCGCGCTGCACGGCGGCACCCGCCCGTACGGCGCGACGTTCCTCATCTTCTCCGACTACATGCGTCCGCCGGTCCGGCTGGCCGCGCTGATGAAGGCGCCGGTCACCTACGTGTGGACGCACGACTCGATCGGCCTCGGCGAGGACGGCCCGACGCACCAGCCGATCGAGCAGCTCTCCGCCCTGCGCGCGATCCCG includes the following:
- a CDS encoding ATP-grasp domain-containing protein; translated protein: MSPTAVLVSCAELPSGDGDDDAVVPALSALGFSVSWAPWDSSFDFSAADAVILRATWDYASRRPEFLAWCESVPTLLNSADVVRWNTDKSYLTELLDAGLAVVPTSVVAPGDTARFPSSDFVVKPSVGAGSRGAARFAAGDDASSHVAALHSEGHSALIQPYQSSVDTAGELALVYLGGIYSHAFSKGAMLGSTMDPSGLYLSEELAAASPPAEAVALAEDVLDAASALLGILRAELLYARVDLVTGADGKPLLLELELTEPSLGFRQADPAAAMRFASAVRQQLA
- a CDS encoding quinone oxidoreductase family protein; this encodes MPTAVQVTKTGGPEVLEPAEVDVPAPQAGELLVDVAAAGVNYIDTYQRQGIYPMELPVVLGLEGAGTVVEAGAGSGFAAGDRVAWQGSLGSYAARKLVPASIAVRVPEGVSLETAAATMLQGMTAHYLVASTFEVKAGHDVLVHAAAGGVGLLLVQLAKARGARVIGTVSTEEKEKLAREAGADEVIRYDRDDFAQLTRELTGGEGVDVVYDGVGKDTVDGSLASLKIRGLLALFGASSGPVPPLDPQRLNSGGSLYLTRPTSAHYTRTREEIDWRSKELFDAILAGELTVRIGGKYPLSDARKAHEDLQARRTTGKLLLIP
- a CDS encoding cold shock domain-containing protein, producing MTVHRGRVREWHRDDGWGVVEAPGFDDPVWVHYSMVEGPPGAFRELLAGAEVEFTAERAEQDGFHWRAVWVKG
- a CDS encoding FKBP-type peptidyl-prolyl cis-trans isomerase — encoded protein: MQKIGKFVVAAAAALSLAACGQDAKTGTAAPAGPPVPSTDAAQATQSKGRECTADDVKTTGKFGEKPEITIPADCDPPKKLITKDLSDGTGNPAKAGQQLKMNYLLVTWSDKKVLDNSYDRGETFDLNLGAGEVIPGWDQGLTGIKQGGRRLLIIPPDLAYGEGGRGIKPNETLVFVTDAVSVPGNQG
- a CDS encoding HelD family protein, with product MSSDDFSAELAREQAYVTTLYAKLDAERAEAQRRLDETLRLTGGTPQARTERDVATTLYTDRLAQLGSVEQGLAFGRLDFVPESAEETTYIGRLGLFDEDDDYQPLLVDWRAPVARPFYLATAASPEGVRRRRHLRSLTRKVTGFDDEVLDLTAADQGQDLGLAGEAALLAALEQRRTGEMSDIVATIQAEQDRIIRAPLGGVMVVQGGPGTGKTAVALHRAAYLLYTHRQQLTTRGVLVVGPNSTFLRYIGQVLPSLGETGVLLATIGQLYPGLDAEGTEPRETAEVKGRLVMADVLANAVRDRQRVPEPVLEIEYEHDVLRLDRKTCTDARTRARRSRRPHNPARRLFVSDVLDALTRQASRKLGEDLLDGQDVADIRAELAADEHVAAALDALWPVLTPEGVLDDLFADRERLASAARKLLSPEECALLESGRDAKWTPADVPLLDELAELIGVDDTEARVERKRREREDRAYAEGVLDILEQDEEIIDEELLRVSDVLDAELFAERQVARSELTAAQRAAQDRTWTFGHVIVDEAQELSAMDWRLLMRRSPNRSMTLVGDVAQTGAAGGARSWGEALSPYVADRWRLAELTVNYRTPAEIMAVAARVLKEISPELAAPSSVRETGVVPWSERPASLESALPELVVRELSEVDGGTVAVLVPASRLDAVSALLGAPDERLSVLTVERSKGLEFDSVVLLAPDEIVAGSPRGLNDLYVALTRATRRLGVVRTGDEVPALSVLG
- a CDS encoding heme o synthase, which encodes MSLVNAAHGRSDDTSAVHPTGERPHGDRRSLRRVVGAYAALAKPRVIELLLVTTIPAMFLAGRQIPSPWLVLATLVGGTMAAGSANALNCVIDADIDKVMNRTKRRPLVKDSVPRRGALVFGLVMGVASAVVLYLTVNLLSAILAVATILFYIFVYTLGLKRRTSQNVVWGGAAGCMPVVIGWAAVTGTVQWPAFVMFGVIFFWTPPHTWALGMKYRDDYERAGVPMLPVVATAQHVARQIVIYSWVMVAWTLLLLPVTSWLYGTFAILAGGWFLFYAHSLQAAVRRGEETKPMALFHRSNTYLMIVFVALAVDSAIGLPTLGLPF
- the tkt gene encoding transketolase, with the protein product MSETATTSENNPLLRRNTPADWTDADTRAVDTVRVLAADAVENCGSGHPGTAMSLAPLAYTLFQRTLRHDPNDQNWPGRDRFVLSAGHSSLTLYIQLFLAGYGLELEDLKQLRKWGSKTPGHPEYRHTDGVETTTGPLGQGLANAVGMAMAARRERGLLDPATAPGESIFDHFIYAIASDGDIEEGVTAEASSIAGRQELGNLIVFWDDNKISIEDDTNIALSEDTVARYDAYGWHTQVVEGGEDVVALEEAIKNAKAETGRPSFIAVKTVIGYPAPKKMGTGKAHGAALGAEEVAAVKKILGFDPEQSFQVEDDVLKHTRQALERGKTAHAEWQEKFEAWGKANPERKKLADRLSTRTLPEGFADNLPKWEPDAKGIATRKASGEVLNALADPLPELWGGSADLAESNNTTMKGADSFGPEKASTDMWKTSPYGRTLHFGIREHAMGSILNGIALHGGTRPYGATFLIFSDYMRPPVRLAALMKAPVTYVWTHDSIGLGEDGPTHQPIEQLSALRAIPGLNVVRPADANETAYAWKAVLEDIHHPSGLALTRQNVPVLEGTSAEGVAKGGYVLADSDGTPDVVLIGTGSEVQLAVEAKKVLEADGVKARVVSMPCVEWFDAQDAAYRESVIPAGVKARVSVEAGIAQSWHRFTGDAGVNVSIEHFGASADAATLFREFGFTTEAVVDAARRSIANTKN